TTATTCTTCATTTAGTGGTTATTTATGGGCAAGTTAATCGTTTTCAGCCACTCCGGCCTGATACCAAACCGTAAATGTTTGTGAACGGCTGGGCGTAAGCATTTGCAATCCCAGCCCGTTATTAAAGCAATCGGGCGCTGCACTGAGGTTTTCGATGGCAATGCTTTTGCGGTGCGGCGGAGTATAAATCTGGATGTACGGATATTTGGTATTGGTGAAAAATGAAACAAACACGGCGTTGTCTGGATTGTACAGCACGGCAATGGGTCCCTGGGCAACCGGTTTCACAACAAAACAATTGTCGAACTGCTGGTTGCCGATCAAAATTCCTTCTGCCAGTGTTGTATTGGGGATGAGTGTGGCGGTAGGAATTAATTTGTTATCGAACTCGAGCATTGAATCGGTGCTTACGGACAGTTCATGATTGTCGATGAGGCCGCCCAATGCAAAATAAGGATGCCAGCCATCTGCCAGGGGAATGGATAAGCTATCGAGGTTTAGCACAATAGTTTCCAGCTGCAGAATGCTGCGGGGCAGCAAGGTGTATCGTACTTCACAATTGAATTCGTAAGGATAACCAGGGTCTTCGCGTTTAAATTGATACCTGAGCGTTACACTTGCCTGGCTTTCGTCGGCAAATTCATTTATGACCCTGAATGGTCTGTTATACAACAACCCATGAATGGCATTGCCATCGGTAAATTTATTGGCGAACTCGAAGTCCTCTTCTTCAAGCGTATATTTTCCATCACGTACGCGGCAAACAAATGGCGATAACTTGCTGCTTTTAAAGGAATCGTCCAGCTCCAGCTCCACCTGTTCGCGACTGGTATAGCTGTCGATAATATTCAGGTGCCGGCCGTTAACCGGAATTTGAAAACTGTGAAGCAATGCGCCATATTCAGGTAGAATAGTGATGATTGTATTTGTTGCATTATCTTGCAGCTTAACCAATGAAAACCCGTTTTCGGTAACACGGGAAACGCTGAAACTCATGGGAATCTATTTAGGTACTACGGAAAATTTTTTAAAATTAATAATTCATCTAACGATATAGTAGCATGTTTAAAAAAATACAGCAGGCCTTTCGCGAACGATTTAATAAAGAACCACTTGTCATTGGAGCCCCGGGCAGAGTAAACCTCATTGGCGAACACACCGATTATAATTATGGTTTTGTGTTACCCGGCGCAGTTGACAAAAGAATTTACGTTGCCATTGCACCCAATGAAACCAATACGGTAAATGTATTTGCCAGTCAGTTTAACGAATCATATTCATTTTCTTTAGATATAACAGGCCCGCAAAAGGGCTGGATGAACTATTTGCTGGGAGTAAGCTATCATATTCAGCAACAGGGAAAAAAGATCGGCGGGGTTGACCTGGTGATCGATGGCGATATTCCGGTTGGAGCAGGTATGAGCTCTTCCGCAGCTTTATGCTCGGCTTATGGTTTTGCGCTCAATGAATTGTTTCAGCTGGGGCTGAGCCGGATGGACCTCGCGTTCATTGGTCAAAAAACCGAACATACGTTCGTGGGCGTTAAATGTGGCATCATGGACCAGTTTGCCAGCCTGCATGGAAAAAAAGGCCATGTAATGAAGCTCGATTGCCGCAGCCTGGAATATGAATACATTCCGTTTGATTTTCCGGCTTACAAGATCGTACTGGTAAACAGTATGGTGAGCCATTCGCTGGCCGGTAGTGAATACAATGTACGCCGTCAGCAGTGTGAAGAGGGCGTGGCTATTTTACAAAAGCATTTTCCTGAAATAAAATCATTGCGCGATGTGGCGCCCGCGATGTTGCTGCAACACCAGGATGAATTGCCGCCTGTAGTATTTGATCGTTGCTCATTCATTGTGTATGAAAAAGAAAGATTGCTGGCAGGTTGTGATGCATTAAAGAAAAACGACCTCACTACTTTTGGTAAACTGATGTTTGCCACGCACGAAGGGTTGAGTAAAAAATATTCAGTGAGCTGTACAGAGCTGGATTTTCTGGCTGAATGCGCGCAGCATATCACCGGCGTGGCCGGCGCCCGCATGATGGGCGGTGGGTTTGGTGGCTGTACCATCAATATCGTGCAGGCAGATGCAGTAGATACCTTCACGCAAAGGATCCAGTCTGCGTTTAATGGTTTATTTAAGATTATACCGGAGGTGTATGTTACTCAAATAGAGGATGGAACTAAAGTATTAAATATGCAAAACGCTTAATGCGCAACGCATAAAAACAGAACGCCTGATGCTTTTAGCGTCAGGCGTTCTGCGTTTTAAATGTATACCGGCAGAAGCCGCTTTTGGGCACCTGGCCGGTTTTGTGTTTTTCCTGGCGATACCCCTATTTGAATCTCGGTCATATTCTTTTCCGGTTCTGCAAAATTGATGTTCAGAAATACTTCCCGGCACTCGTTGGTAACCGGTATATGGTGTTCTGCCAGCCGTTCCATGATCTGGGCATGACTGCCGGGTAATTGTTCCCAGGGCCCTTCATGCGGAAAGGTGATGGCTTTGAAAAAATCAAGTTCCTTTACCTGAAACCTGGCGGAATGAAATGCCTTTCTTATTGGAATAGCTATTTCAAGTGTAAACGTAGTGTCCGGATTTCCATCCATTCCATAATAGATCCAATGCAGCGGTCCATTGATAAAGCTTTTGCGGCCTGCTTCTGCATAGAGTTCAGCCATAACCGGACCAAACTCATGAATTTGAGATATGGTAGTTTGATGTATACTGCTTAATACCGTTAATGGCGGATAAGTTTTTATATGCATACAAATTACTTTTAAAATGAGTGAATAACCACGCTGCACTGTATAATAACGATTGGCACCGGATGAATTGGACATGTTTTAACTGAAAAAGGATATCAGCGGTACAAAGCATGAAATATGACGTATGAATCTTTAAGCCAATGCCTCTTTACCCCATGCAATCCATTCTTCTTTGCTTGGTCCGTATACGCCTGGCACTTTTAATCCGGCCATGCGCATCAGCACCGTCATCTGGCCACGGTGATGCGCCTGATGGGTTAACAGCACCCACAGCGAAAAGCCGTTTTTCCACGACGCGCCATACATGTTTTGTTCTTCATCCAGTGTTTCATCTGTCCAGTAGCTGATAATTGCGGCTACCAGTTGGTCAGCGTATTTTTTATAATGTGTTACCAGTTCTTCAACAGTATCATAGGCAACGTATTCTTCCCTGATGGGTAAATTCAGGTTGTGCGGCATTTCAGTGACTGTTTCAACAATATGATTCGCCAGCCGTCCCAGGGTGCGCCCGCCGGGAATAACAACCTGCAACGATTCATCGGTAAGGTTGCGGAAGATCTTCAGGGTTGCTTCGGTTTCTTCTTTCCAGCGGTCGAGAAAGTCATGAATAGTGCGTATCATTTGAATAATATTTAAAGTGTGAAGGTTATAAAACCAAAATAACACCCACACTGTGACAACAGTATGTCAGTAGCACCTACAAAAGTTTGAGATATTTTTTGAAAGGCTGCTAAAGGCGGAACGCAGAATGCCGGCCTGGTCTGGTATTCGGAATGTTTGAGTTTGTTCGGGCAGACAGCCATTTCGGAGCGTAGCGTTAAGCCTTAAGCGTTCAGCGTTAAGCATTTATGGGGAGGTAATGCAGGCGGATCTCTTCGGTGAGGTCTTTCATTACATTATGCAGGGCTTCAGGCGATTCAATAAACACATGATGGGTGTACGTCAGCAGCCAGCGGCCAAAATACTCCAGCGAAGAGGTGACATAATACATGAGCACGTAATCGTCTTTCGCTTCTTCCCGCACATAGCCATAGTAATATTTTTGATTACCAATGTGGCGGGCAGCCTGGCGGGAGAACCGTACGCACACTTCCTGCAGCTCGGAATGATTGATCATCGTTTGCATGTATTCCCGCAGGGAAGGGTGTGATTCCGGATCAAACGTATGATCGAGGATTTGTAATTGCTGAATGCGGCTTACCCTGAAATCGCGGTAACCATTGCGCAGCTTGCACCAGCCTATCAGGTGCCAGGCCTGGCCATAGTGACACAGACCAATGGGTTCCAGGTTCCTTTCTGTCACGGCATCTTCGCCGGATTGGTACCGGATGCGGATCTCTTTTTTATCACCCAGTGCTTTTTGCAGTTCCGTAAGATAGCGGCCTGCTGAATCATCGGCCGGCATACGCGAGAAAACCGCAATGTTATCATTCAGCTGGTCCATATGCTCCTTGTCGGAAGTGCGGAGCACAGCTTTTATTTTATATAAGGCAGCGTTGAAATGCTTCTTTATCGATTCATCTGTAAGATGCTCCGTGAGTTTGGAACCTAACAGCAGGGCCGAGGCTTCTTCCTGGGTAAACATAACGGGCGGCAGGCGATAGCCTTCCATAATGGTATAACCACTTCCTGCTTCGCCGATCACCGGCACGCCGCTTTCTTCCAATGCTTTAACATCGCGGTACACCGTACGTAAGCTGATGTTAAAACGATCGGCCACTTCCTGCGCAGTAACCCTTTTTTTACTTTGCAGGTGAGTAAGAATGGCATGTAAGCGATCAATCCGGTTCAATGAAGCTTTAGTTGTAAGTTTTGAATTTACGATACCTAAAATGCAGGCTATAAGCTGTAAGCTTTAAGCCGTAAGCCTTTGATTCGCGGTTTTTGCTTACAGCTTATGGCTTATAGCTTTAAGCTGTCTTCTCTACCCAGGCATTATTTTCCTTCAACAAATTAATCAATTCTTCCACAGCAATGGCGCTATCTACGTTGCGTTTTACAATTTCTTTTCCTTTATATAAAGTGATCTTGCCTACACCACTGCCTACGTAGCCAAAGTCAGCATCGGCCATTTCGCCAGGACCATTCACAATACAACCCATGATAGCGATCTTAACGCCTTTCAGGTGATGGGTCACCGAACGGATCTTCGCAGTGGTTTCCTGCAGGTCGAACAGGGTACGGCCGCAGGAAGGACAGGAAATATATTCGGTTTTGGAAATGCGGGTACGCGTGGCCTGTAAAATGGAGAAAGAGGTGTTATTGATGAACTGGTGATTGCTTTTTGTTTCCAGGTAAGTACGGCCACTTACTTTCTGGTTCCGGATCTTTTCCGGTTCATTCATCAGCCAAATGCCATCGCCCATGCCATCGAGCAGCAGGGCGCCGCTATCGGTTGAAAAATGGATCAGTTGTTCATCGATCGTAGTATCATTACTTTCTACCGAAAGAATAATGGGACAGGTAATGCCCTGGTTCATCAGTTCAATAATGTAGCGCCGTACCGATGGCATGGTGTGCGCGTTTGATGAATACAAACACAATACTACCGTGTAATCTTTGCGAATTTTTTGTAACAGTTCCTGGCAGTTGGTTTGGTTTACATCAACTGCCACAAAATTCAGCTTGCCTGAATGATCGGTGCTTTTCAGGTATTCGGTTGATTGAAATAACGGATAATACTTCTCCTTGTCCGGGGCGTTTAACCAGGTAGCATGATCGCAAATTACTTTCAATGTACCGGGTAATGCAAAGTCAGGTAACTTTTTACCGGTATACAGGTAATCTGCTGCGGCGTCGGCAATGATGAATTTATCCGTTTCGGTGTTATAGGTATAGCCAATGGCCTGTAAGTCTTCATGACGAATAGAAGCGGCTTTCATGAAGTCGGCCACTACTACGGGTACGTGTTTACCACCGATGTTCGATACGGTATCGGTGCTTCTTCTTGTATATTCAAACGGAGAGTAGGGCACTTTTGTAATTGCCGGTATTCCAGTTTGTTTATTGCCTGTTACCAATTGCCTGTTGGTATATCGATTGACCAGGTCGCGGCAAACCGGGATCTCAAACTCCGGATCTTCCGTTAATGAAACGCGGATGGTATCACCGAGTCCATCTTCGAGCAGGGTGCCAATACCAATGGCTGATTTTATTCTTCCATCTTCGCCATCGCCGGCTTCTGTTACCCCCAGGTGTAAAGGATAAGCCTCGCCAAATTCATCCATCATTACGTTTACCAGCAGCCGGTAGGCCTGAACCATTACCTGGGGATTACTGGCTTTCATGCTCAGGATAATATTGTGATAGCTTTCATTACGGGCAATGCGCAGGAATTCCATAGCGCTTTCTACCATGCCCATGGGCGTATCGCCATAGCGGCTCATGATGCGGTCGCTGAGGGAACCGTGATTGGTGCCAATGCGCATGGCGGTGCCATATTCTTTACAGATCTTCACCAGAGGCGTAAAGCGTTCGCGAATGCGATCAATTTCCTCTGCGTATTCTGCATCGGTATAATCTATTTGTTCAAATTTCTTTTTATCAACGTAGTTGCCCGGGTTTACCCGTACTTTTTCAATAATGCGGGCCGCAATTTCGGCAGCGTTGGGCGTGAAGTGAATATCGGCTATCAGCGGGGTTTTATACCCTCTTTTGTGCAGCTCGTTCTTTATATTCAGCAGGTTCTCCGCTTCTTTTTTACTGGGGGCGGTAATGCGCACCATTTCTGCACCGGCTTCGATACAGCGGATACTTTGCTCAACAGTAGCAATGGTATCCATGGTATCGGTGGTGGTCATGGTTTGAACACGGATAGGGTTAAAGTTGCCCAGCAGCAAATCTCCAATTCGTACTTCACGGGTTGCCAGGCGTTTATATTCGGTCAATGAGTCGCAGTAAAGCTGCATTTTTATTATTATAATTTAAGTTATTGCCAGTTGATTACGGGCAAATTGACTGCGAATTTACGACAAAGTGGGAAGGTTGAAAAGTTAACTGGTTGACGGGGTTGACAAGTTAACAGGTTGATAAGATTGAAAATAACGAATGGCTGGTTAACACGTTAACAGGTTAACTTGTCAACTCGTCAACCGGGCGCCGCCTGCGGCGCGCCCTACCAGTCTTTTTCGGGCTGTGTTACCGAGCGGGCGCGGTTTTGCTGCATTTTTCGCTGAACATCCTGTTCTTTTTGTTCAAGCGACTTCAGGTACTGTTCGATCTTTCTTTTATCGAGTTTATTGTTCTCGGGCTTTTGCTTTTGTTTCTGCGGCTGTTGTTTTTGCTGCTTTTGTTGCGACTGGTTTTGTTTCTTCTGTTCTGTTAAGGCTTTTTGCAGGTTAAAGCGGGCGTCTTCGTCTTTAGGATCTAGTTTTAACGCATCCTTGTAAGCATCGATGCTTTCCTGCAGCTTTTGTTGTTTGGTTAAGGTAACGCCTTTGTTGTAATACCCTTTTTCCTTGTATTTATCTTCGGTAGTATTATCAATCAGATCATCATATGCTTTTTCCGCATCAGGCATATTACCGGTGCGAAAACGGGCATTGGCGAGGTTATAGCGGGCAGTTAAATTTTTAGGGTTCTCTGCTATCGCTTTTTGATAAGCAGGCATTGCTTTATCAAACTGCCGGTTGTGATACAATTTATTTCCTTCCCGGATGGCGCCATTTTCTTCCTGCGCTTTTACCAGTACCGGCAAAAACAGGAGCAATGGCATCAACGATATATAGAATAAGTTTTTCAAGCTGCTTTTAATTTCCGTTCAGGTAAAAAGAATTCTATTATCAGGAACACAAGGGCAATGGCGAGGAACCATTGAAAATAACTTTTATAATCCCTGAATGCATTATCATCCAGAATATTTGATTCAATAGTACCTAATTGTTTGGTAATGGCGTTTACTGCGGCATCCACATCATCCAGTTTCACATACACGCCTTTGGTAGCCCCGGCCAGTTGTTGCAATTCACCTTCATTCAATTTTGTAACAACGGTATTGCCGTTTTCATCTTTTTTGTAGGCATTGGTGGCAGGGTCCATAATAGGCGCGCCTTCGGCAGAACCAATACCAACAGTATTGATCATTACACCATCCTGTTCCAGTTGTTGTGCCAGGGGAACAGCCTGCGGATCGTGGTCTTCACCATCGGTGATCAATACTATTGATTTAAATTTTCTTTCCTTGCTATTGAATGCCGAGTTACTGGCGCGTAAAGCTTCAGAGATTACTGTGCCCTGGGTAGGCACTACATCAGGACCGGCCTGTTGAATGTACATATGGGCAGCGCTATGATCGGTGGTCAATGGCATTTGCAAATAAGCCCTTCCGGCAAACAGCACCAGGCCTACCCGGTCGTTGGGTAACTGGTCCATTAGTTTATAAACGAGCTGGCGGGCCCTTTCCAGGCGATTGGGTTTTATATCTTCAGCCAGCATACTTTTACTTACATCCAACGCAATCACTACATCTACCCCTTTGCGTTGTACATCTTCCATGGCGCCTGGCTTTTGCAGGTTGGCAGCTGCTGCAATTACAGCGGCCAGTGCGAGGGCGAAGAACAGGAACTTCAGTAAAAAATTAGTGGGCGAATAATTGGCAATGAGCGACTGTACCAGGTTGTGGTCCCCGATTTTTTTGATGGTATTCTTTTTCCAGTATAATAACTGAAAATACAATGCTACCAGCAGCGGGATGGTGGCCAGGGCGATGAGGTATTCGATATGTTGAAAACGGTAATCCAATGTGATAATGTGATAATTTGCTAATGAGATAATGGAAAACCAATACAATGAGCGCCTAGTAAATGCAAGATTTAGACCAAATTAGTATTCTTTTAAATTTAAGTATTAGTGCTCTAAAATGTTAGTTAAAGTACTTCGTATTATTAACAAAATCAAATAATTATATAAAAAAGAAGCCCGCATGAGCTTGCACGCAGCGGGCTTTAATGTTTTAAGGCAGATTAGCTAATAATAAGACTGGCCAAACCTGAACCATTAGCACATTGTCTAATTAGCACATTATCTAATTAGCACATTAGCTAATTAGTTATTGGCTATTTCTTTCCTTCGAAGAATCCATATTCCTTAAGGATCTGTTTCAGCAGGCCTATCCTGATAGTTTTAAAATCTATATTGGGATCCGGTGATTCAACCTGCAGGGCAAAAAAGTAGGGATGTTTGTTTTCTTCTATCCAGCCCACGATCCAGCCCAGCTGGGTGCCTTTAGGCGTAGTGTTCCAACCGGTTTTATAACTCAGTTTGTAATTGGAATTGTTTTCCCACAACATCATGCTGCGTACAATGCGTTGCGATCTTTTTTGAAAAGGCAGTTGGTCGAAGTATAATTTCTTTACCAGTCCTAACTCTTCATCGGCGGTTACTTTGGCCGAGTTATCGAGCCAGAAGGTATCGAGGTTGTTCTTTATTTTAAAGGTATCGTAGCGGCGGGCATACCCCAGGGTATCTAACCAGTGTTGCATTTTGGGTTGGCCAATGCGGCGGGCCAGTTCCTGGTACCATGGTGGGCACGAAATGCGGAAGGCATCCCACATGGTCATATCGCGGTTGCATTCGGTGCGGGGGCGGTTAACGCTGTCCCATTTGAAAACGGTATTGGTATCTGCCACAATCCCTTCTTCCAAACCAATAAGGGAGTTAACTATCTTGAAGGTAGACGCAGGTGTATATACGCTGTCGCTAAAGCGGGGCAGATTGTAAATGGTAAAATGTCCCTGTCCATTATCGAAAAGGCCAAAGCAGCCGGTAACTTTATTTTGGTCGAAATATTTTTTCAGGCTGTTATCAACAGTAACATTATTAGGTGAGCAGGCAGCCAAGGTAACTATAAAGAGAGCCCCTGTGATCCATTTAAGCATATGAGAAATTTGGGGCAAAAGTAAGGCAAACGGCGAATGTGCTAATGTGCTAATTTGATAATATGCTAATGGAAGACCGTTACAGGTTTCAGGTTACAGGGAAAACGAGCCCTGGAACCTGTAACCTGCAACCCTGGAACTTGCAACTTGAAACCTGGAACCTGGAATTATTTCGGCATACCATACTTATTAATCAACGCCAGTAGTACTCCATTGGTCCACCCGAATCCATCCTGGGAGGGATATTCGCCACCGCCGGCTTCGAGGTTCAGGTCAACCACATTGTATTTTTCCATCATTTTACCGGTTCTTTTAAATACATCTACGTTTAATTTAATCCAGCGTTCGGCAATGTCCCGGGCCAGTTCACGCTGACCGCAACGATCGAGGCCCCAGATGGTCATCCATTCCAGCGGCGCCCAGCCATTGGGGGCATCCCATTGCTGACCGGTGGTATTGGGCGATGCCGTTACGCCACCAGGCTGTAAGAGTTTTGTTTTCACCTGTTCGGCGGCCTGACGGGCCAGCAGGCTCATATAATCCAGGTTTTTGGTGTACACACAGAAGGGATACATTCCGGCAGGGGTAACCACATCCGAGACCTTATGCGTTCTGAAATTATAATCGGTATAGTATTTCAGGGTTTTATTCCAGCAATATTTATCAATAGCTACTCTTCTTCTTTCGGCTTTGCGCGCATAATCGGCAGAAGCTTTGGCATCGTGGGCCATGAATTTGCATTTGGCCAGCACAATTTCAAGCTCATATAACAAACTGTTCAGGTCAACGGGCGCCATATCGGTGACCATGATGGTGGTGAGGTTCTTTTTGTCTTTGAACCAGCGGCTGCTGAAGTCGATACCGCTTTCGGCGCCGGCGCGCAGGTGCGTGTACATTTCTTTTTTATCACGGCCCGATTTCTCCGCAATTTCCACATCTTCCTTATATCCTTCCTGGCGGGGAAAGGGATAATCGTCCCAATAGCGGTTCAACACCAGGGTGTCGTTTAATTTAACCACCCTTCTATACGCCTGTCCGGTTTTTAGTTTGGCGGCGCCATCCATCCAGAATTCGTATTCCTTTTCCAAAGCAGGCATAAACGTTAGGTAGGTGCTGTCGCTTTTAAGATTGCCCAGCAGGTCAACCATCAACGCAAAGAAAGGTGGTTGGGAGCGGCTTAGGTAATACGATCTGTTGCCATTGGGAATATGGCCATAGATGTCAATCATCCAGGCAAAATTCTTTACCATGTTCTCCGCCATTTCGCCTTCACCACTGGCCATAAGACCCAGCATGGTAAAATAGCTGTCCCAGTAATACACTTCCCGGAAGCGGCCACCGGGTACAATGTATGGATTGGGTAATGCCAGTAAGGAACTGCCGATTACAACGGTATCGGGGTCACGGCGCAATACCCCCCAGAGGTTTTTAATGTGCATAACCACATCTTTTTCCTGGGTTATATAATTGAGTTGCGGCGTACGCGGCAACTCAAAATTGTTTTCTACAAACTGTTTCAGATCGAATTTGGGCGTGCCTTTTTGTTGATTATATTCAGCAACTATATTCTTTGGATTTTTCTTTGGCACACAGTCAACAAAAGTTTTCCCATCGGGAAATACTTTACTCATTTGCACATCGCGGAAAAGATCGCCATAAATTTTATCGGGGGTGGCTGGCGGTTGTGCAATCGTATTGACGAACTGCCAGCTGATGAGCAGGCACAGAAACAGTTTTTTCATCCTGAGGGCGTTTTATTACCAATTCCTTTATCAAATGTAGGAAATAAAAAACCGTTCCGAAGAATCGGAACGGTGACGTTTGACTTCTATTTATGCTTCTCAAAAAGATTGGTCTGGTTTATTGTGTTTCCGCACTTCGACTACGCTCAGTGCGTTTGCTTCCATCCTTCAACACTTCGGCTCCGCTCAGTGCAGGCCCGCTCAGGATGCGCTCAGAATCGGCTGATTGGTCATTTAATTTAATTACCGGCGCCATCAGCTTTGCCACGGTCTACTGCATAATTGCCCACTTTTTTACCGGTTTCCAATCCTACTTCACAATCGGCCCGGAAATGGATGCCCGCCAGCATTCTGGACAGGGAAGCTTCCCGCGCCAGATCGTCGTATGCAGTGGCGCGATCGGGGATTATGTATGAAAGAACGGTAGACGCGGCTCCACTGAAAGTAGAGTGGCCGGAGACGTATGCCGGGAAATTAGGAACCCCGGTTAAGGTTTTTATTGCAGGATTCATTTGGCAGGGCCGGGGATTGAAATAAAAATACTTGGTATCCCAACACACAATAGCGGCATCCATCAACGACATATTCAGTAAAGCCATGTTACGCGCCCAGCGCACCTCGCTGTAATTCTTTTTTATAAAATCTTCGGCAGCAATGGCATCCCAGTGACCAGATGGGGTAGAAGTACCTGCTCCATCGGCCCAATAGTGAACAATACGGTAATGATCGCGCGTATCGTTTTTTGTCAAACTCAGGATCTCATCGGTTTCGTCTGACATTTTTTTACTGGCAGTAAGTGGAGGTGGCCCAGGCCGTAAAGAAATTGCTGTGAGCGAATCGAACAGGAATGCTTTTACCTTTCCAAACAAGGGGAGCATGGGTGGACGTTTAGGATTTTCCAGACTGTACCAGGGTGTTTCACCACGGGCAATACAATCGGTTTCCAGTTTGGCCCAATCGGCAGGCGTACCTACA
The Niastella koreensis GR20-10 genome window above contains:
- the treF gene encoding alpha,alpha-trehalase TreF; amino-acid sequence: MKKLFLCLLISWQFVNTIAQPPATPDKIYGDLFRDVQMSKVFPDGKTFVDCVPKKNPKNIVAEYNQQKGTPKFDLKQFVENNFELPRTPQLNYITQEKDVVMHIKNLWGVLRRDPDTVVIGSSLLALPNPYIVPGGRFREVYYWDSYFTMLGLMASGEGEMAENMVKNFAWMIDIYGHIPNGNRSYYLSRSQPPFFALMVDLLGNLKSDSTYLTFMPALEKEYEFWMDGAAKLKTGQAYRRVVKLNDTLVLNRYWDDYPFPRQEGYKEDVEIAEKSGRDKKEMYTHLRAGAESGIDFSSRWFKDKKNLTTIMVTDMAPVDLNSLLYELEIVLAKCKFMAHDAKASADYARKAERRRVAIDKYCWNKTLKYYTDYNFRTHKVSDVVTPAGMYPFCVYTKNLDYMSLLARQAAEQVKTKLLQPGGVTASPNTTGQQWDAPNGWAPLEWMTIWGLDRCGQRELARDIAERWIKLNVDVFKRTGKMMEKYNVVDLNLEAGGGEYPSQDGFGWTNGVLLALINKYGMPK